The following are encoded in a window of Primulina eburnea isolate SZY01 chromosome 4, ASM2296580v1, whole genome shotgun sequence genomic DNA:
- the LOC140829140 gene encoding putative germin-like protein 2-1, whose product MANFMLIIAMNIIFAFFVVLAHEPSPLQDFCVADFNSTVMVNGFACLDPKQVTADHFLFRGLNIPGNTSNPLGSFVNRPTVFEIPGLNTLGISTVRVDYAPGGVVPPHRHPRASEILTVLEGTVFVGFVTSDPENRLVSKTLDKGDVFVIPFGLIHFQQNVGQGNAVTMAFLSSQNPGVIAIANTVFESKPEIDDRVLAKAFRVDKSFVHQLQAPHH is encoded by the exons ATGGCAAATTTCATGCTAATTATCGCGATGAATATTATATTTGCATTTTTCGTCGTCCTAGCCCACGAACCTAGCCCTCTACAAGATTTTTGTGTTGCAGACTTCAATAGCACAG TGATGGTGAATGGGTTTGCTTGCCTAGACCCCAAGCAAGTAACAGCCGATCACTTCCTTTTCAGAGGCCTTAACATACCAGGAAACACATCTAACCCATTGGGCTCCTTCGTAAACCGGCCAACTGTGTTTGAAATCCCCGGCCTCAACACCCTCGGCATCTCCACTGTTCGCGTCGACTACGCCCCAGGCGGGGTGGTCCCACCGCACCGACACCCACGAGCCTCCGAAATACTGACGGTGCTGGAAGGCACGGTGTTTGTGGGCTTCGTCACCTCAGACCCCGAAAACAGGCTTGTTTCGAAAACACTGGACAAGGGAGATGTTTTTGTTATTCCATTTGGACTGATTCACTTCCAACAAAACGTTGGCCAAGGGAATGCTGTTACAATGGCGTTCTTGAGCAGCCAGAACCCTGGGGTTATCGCCATCGCGAATACCGTTTTCGAATCGAAACCTGAAATAGACGATCGGGTACTGGCAAAGGCTTTCCGGGTTGATAAGTCGTTCGTCCATCAGCTCCAAGCTCCACATCATtaa
- the LOC140829144 gene encoding putative RING-H2 finger protein ATL21A — MPRTNQISATSFLVFFIFPVVHSKGCPDSFCGNKSLPIRYPFQLQGQNQNGCDYLALNLTCSDAQGVPLLNLPSLGDLYVRDINYSADVIQLYPTNADCLGSRFLSPGISYSPLIAVSYQNYTFFGCPRGNLSSSNFTTVGCLSNSTFSVLATSSISRAEEIISLGCNVMVTVPIPVSSPLQYEFNGFDGDLMLKWNVTTCEACFKKKRHGAGYVVLVVFLSIILPNIFGFLLYGLILALICFISWIRKIIRRVADRVALVARSRNRNQINLPVWRAPPPPPSNVTAGSGNNTAVNRFKTIRLGESRRIPGPNSTTCPICLEEYNPTETVKSIIQCGHCFHESCIDLWLRTHSSCPICRNDTV, encoded by the exons ATGCCCAGAACGAATCAGATTTCCGCAACTTCTTTTCTTGTTTTCTTCATCTTCCCCGTTGTTCATTCCAAAGGTTGTCCCGATTCATTTTGTGGAAACAAAAGCTTGCCTATACGGTACCCTTTCCAGTTACAGGGCCAAAACCAAAATGGTTGTGACTATCTTGCCTTAAATTTAACGTGCAGCGATGCGCAAGGTGTCCCTCTTCTGAATCTTCCTTCTCTCGGGGATTTATATGTAAGGGATATCAACTATTCAGCCGATGTAATACAACTCTATCCTACTAATGCTGATTGCCTCGGCAGCAGGTTCTTGAGTCCAGGCATTTCGTATTCCCCTCTCATAGCTGTGAGCTATCAGAACTACACGTTTTTCGGCTGTCCTCGAGGGAATTTAAGTTCGAGTAATTTCACCACTGTCGGTTGCCTGAGCAACTCCACGTTCTCCGTATTGGCAACTTCATCGATATCACGTGCAGAAGAGATCATTTCTTTAGGATGCAATGTGATGGTAACTGTGCCTATACCGGTTTCGTCGCCCCTTCAGTATGAATTCAATGGATTCGATGGCGATCTTATGTTGAAATGGAATGTAACGACTTGCGAAGCTTGTTTCAAGAAAAAACGCCACGGTGCAG GCTATGTTGTGCTGGTTGTTTTCTTAAGCATTATTCTACCGAATATATTTGGTTTTCTGCTGTATGGATTGATTCTGGCATTAATCTGTTTCATAAGTTGGATAAGGAAGATTATAAGAAGGGTAGCTGACCGAGTTGCTCTCGTAGCTCGAAGTCGAAACAGAAACCAAATAAACCTCCCTGTTTGGAGAGCACCGCCGCCCCCACCCTCCAATGTGACAGCAGGCTCTGGTAATAATACTGCTGTAAATAGATTCAAAACAATCCGCCTCGGAGAAAGTCGACGGATCCCGGGGCCTAATAGCACTACTTGTCCAATATGTTTGGAAGAATACAATCCCACGGAGACTGTGAAAAGCATTATTCAGTGTGGGCATTGCTTCCACGAGAGCTGCATAGACCTGTGGCTGAGGACTCACAGTTCATGCCCCATTTGCAGAAATGATACAGTTTAA
- the LOC140829143 gene encoding monolignol oxidoreductase AtBBE-like 15: MGSSTCLFLTLNTILLFSSLVASQPILEKLYQCISLNSDQSIPFSTAFFAPNNASFNSILQSSAQNLRYLLPSVPKPQLIFTPLTENHVQAAVICAKELDIQFRVRSGGHDYEGLSYTSELEQPFILVDLTKLRSIAVDIQDNSAWVQAGATNGELYYRISQKSKTHGFPAGLCPSLGIGGHITGGAYGTLMRKYGLGADNVIDARIVDASGRILDRDSMGEDLFWAIRGGGGASFGVILAWKVRLVPVPATVTVFTIPKTLEQNATKILHKWQLVADNIDEDLFIRVIIQVIDDAQKGERTIQTAYNAMFIGRTERLLQVMDESFPELGLTRKDCTEMSWIQSVLYIAGYPKNTPPEVLLKGKSLFKNYFKAKSDFIKEPIPETGLEGLWKRILEEDSALMIWNPYGGMMSKISESEIPFPHRKGVLFMIQYLTLWNDEKPESEAKHMDWIRKLYNYMASYASMLPREAYVNYRDLDLGVNKNGTSFITSISWGTKYFKDNFNRLLKVKTTVDPDNFFRHEQSIPTLSLMNQRTGRE; encoded by the coding sequence ATGGGATCCTCAACCTGTTTATTTCTTACACTGAACACGATTCTGCTCTTTTCTTCATTGGTTGCTTCACAACCAATTCTTGAAAAACTCTACCAGTGCATTTCTCTAAATTCCGACCAGTCTATCCCATTTTCAACAGCTTTCTTTGCCCCAAACAATGCTTCATTCAACTCCATCTTACAATCTTCTGCACAAAACTTGAGGTACTTGCTACCTTCCGTGCCTAAACCTCAGTTGATCTTCACTCCGTTGACCGAAAATCATGTTCAAGCAGCTGTCATTTGTGCGAAAGAGCTTGATATCCAGTTCAGAGTGAGAAGCGGAGGCCATGATTATGAAGGCCTTTCTTACACGTCAGAACTGGAACAACCATTCATACTTGTAGACCTTACGAAACTTCGATCTATTGCTGTAGATATCCAGGATAACAGTGCATGGGTTCAGGCTGGTGCAACAAATGGTGAactttattacagaatttcacAGAAAAGCAAGACTCATGGGTTCCCTGCTGGACTTTGCCCCAGCTTAGGAATTGGAGGGCACATAACTGGAGGAGCATATGGTACCCTGATGAGGAAATATGGGCTAGGAGCGGATAATGTGATCGATGCACGAATAGTTGATGCCAGTGGCAGGATTCTTGATAGGGATTCTATGGGGGAAGACCTTTTCTGGGCTATTAGAGGAGGCGGTGGAGCTAGTTTCGGGGTGATTCTTGCATGGAAGGTAAGACTCGTTCCTGTTCCAGCAACTGTCACAGTTTTCACCATTCCGAAGACCTTGGAACAGAATGCAACAAAAATTCTCCACAAGTGGCAACTAGTTGCTGATAATATTGATGAAGATCTCTTCATCAGAGTCATAATACAAGTTATAGATGATGCACAGAAAGGTGAAAGAACCATCCAAACTGCTTATAATGCTATGTTTATTGGAAGAACAGAGAGGCTTCTCCAGGTGATGGATGAAAGCTTCCCCGAATTGGGATTGACCCGAAAAGATTGCACCGAAATGAGTTGGATTCAATCGGTGCTTTACATTGCTGGTTATCCGAAAAATACGCCACCTGAAGTTTTGCTCAAAGGAAAGTCTTTATTTAAGAACTACTTCAAAGCCAAATCAGACTTCATCAAAGAGCCAATACCAGAGACCGGGCTTGAAGGGTTGTGGAAAAGAATACTCGAAGAAGATTCAGCATTGATGATATGGAATCCATATGGTGGAATGATGAGCAAGATATCAGAATCCGAAATCCCTTTCCCTCACAGAAAAGGGGTTCTTTTCATGATACAGTATCTAACCCTTTGGAATGATGAAAAGCCCGAATCCGAAGCCAAGCACATGGACTGGATAAGGAAGCTTTATAATTACATGGCCTCTTATGCTTCCATGCTTCCAAGAGAAGCCTATGTGAATTATAGAGATCTTGATTTGGGAGTGAACAAGAATGGTACAAGTTTCATAACATCAATTTCGTGGGGTACCAAGTACTTCAAGGACAATTTTAACAGACTGTTGAAGGTGAAGACTACGGTTGATCCTGATAATTTCTTCAGACATGAACAGAGCATTCCAACTCTATCATTGATGAATCAGAGAACAGGAAGAGAATGA
- the LOC140829142 gene encoding berberine bridge enzyme-like 21: protein MKTSFLLLLLPLVFLSFNVSCSSAATDSVYNSYVQCFTDDNNVSDSQISAIIYNPANPSFTSLLQSYIRNRRFNLSTTPKPVFIVTPTEISHVSAAVLCAKKLGLQLKIRSGGHDYEGISYVSETTFVILDMFNLRSIDINMEDETAWVQSGALLGELYYRIWEKSKVHGFPAGVCPTVGVGGHISGAGYGNLLRKYGLTVDHVIDAQIVTAKGSVLDRRAMGEDLFWAIRGGGGASFGVILAYKIKLVPVPPIVTVFRIIKGLDQNSTEALIQYQLIADKIDNDLFIRVLLQPVTKKKTRTVRTTFIGMFLGDSARLLSVTDSGFPELGLTKLDCKEMSWIDSVLYWANFENTTTPSALLSRTSGSVNFLKRKSDYVKTPISRSGLESLFNKIVEIGKVGLVFNSYGGRMSEIPESETPFPHRAGNLFKIQYSVNWKEEGEAAQKNFIDQARQLYDFMEPFVSSNPREAYLNYRDLDIGTTDNGNNSYNEGKIYGMKYFKGNFDRLVKIKTAFDPDNVFRNEQSIPTLASPPEENKGRHFSAASLKLSVLIQCLTALSLGNFAHLPCDI, encoded by the coding sequence ATGAAGACAtcctttcttcttcttcttcttcctcttgtttttctttctttcaacGTTTCTTGTTCTTCAGCAGCAACGGATTCTGTTTACAACTCCTATGTACAATGTTTTACGGATGATAATAATGTCTCGGATTCCCAAATCTCTGCAATTATCTACAATCCCGCTAATCCTTCTTTCACCTCTCTTCTCCAATCCTACATTCGAAACCGCCGCTTCAACCTATCCACCACCCCCAAACCCGTCTTCATTGTTACTCCGACGGAGATTTCCCACGTCAGCGCTGCCGTCCTCTGCGCCAAGAAACTGGGACTGCAGCTTAAGATCCGCAGCGGCGGACATGACTACGAGGGAATCTCCTACGTGTCTGAGACCACGTTCGTTATACTCGATATGTTCAATCTACGTTCGATTGACATCAACATGGAAGATGAAACTGCCTGGGTGCAGTCCGGAGCTTTGCTAGGTGAACTGTACTACAGGATCTGGGAAAAGAGCAAAGTCCACGGGTTCCCGGCTGGGGTCTGCCCCACTGTCGGGGTCGGTGGTCACATCAGCGGCGCTGGCTACGGCAACTTGCTGCGCAAGTACGGGCTTACAGTAGATCATGTGATTGACGCGCAGATTGTGACTGCGAAAGGAAGTGTTTTAGACCGTCGAGCCATGGGAGAAGACCTTTTCTGGGCCAttcgcggcggcggcggcgCGAGTTTTGGTGTCATTCTGGCTTACAAAATAAAACTAGTCCCGGTGCCACCAATTGTTACCGTTTTCAGGATTATAAAAGGTTTGGACCAGAATTCGACTGAAGCGCTGATTCAATACCAACTAATTGCAGACAAGATTGACAATGATCTCTTCATCAGGGTTCTCTTGCAGCCAGTTACCAAGAAGAAAACTCGAACTGTTCGAACAACGTTCATCGGCATGTTCCTCGGTGATTCTGCCAGGCTATTATCTGTCACGGATTCAGGATTCCCGGAATTGGGGCTGACCAAACTAGATTGCAAAGAAATGTCATGGATTGATTCAGTTCTGTACTGGGCTAATTTCGAAAACACCACCACTCCAAGTGCTCTTTTAAGCAGAACCTCAGGTTCCGTCAACTTCTTGAAACGCAAATCAGATTACGTGAAGACACCCATTTCCAGGTCGGGCCTGGAATCTCTATTCAATAAGATTGTGGAAATAGGTAAAGTAGGGCTTGTTTTCAATTCTTATGGTGGGAGAATGAGTGAAATCCCGGAATCAGAGACCCCGTTTCCTCATCGAGCTGGTAACCTTTTCAAGATTCAGTATTCTGTAAATTGGAAAGAAGAAGGTGAAGCAGCACAAAAAAATTTCATCGATCAGGCTAGACAATTGTACGATTTCATGGAGCCTTTCGTTTCGAGCAATCCAAGAGAAGCATACCTCAATTACAGAGACTTGGATATTGGCACAACTGACAACGGTAATAACAGCTACAATGAAGGAAAAATTTACGGGATGAAATATTTCAAGGGCAATTTCGACAGGCTGGTGAAGATCAAGACTGCTTTTGATCCAGACAATGTGTTTAGGAATGAACAAAGCATACCGACACTGGCTTCTCCTCCAGAAGAAAACAAAGGGAGGCATTTTAGTGCTGCATCATTGAAATTATCAGTGCTTATCCAATGCTTGACTGCACTAAGTCTTGGGAATTTTGCACATTTGCCATGCGATATATAG
- the LOC140829141 gene encoding patellin-4-like: MTIDVKAETMEMAEEAVKLGEQVCNEKDRACESKAVEKISSYREESNFPSDLKQHERKALNELKSKLEEAISGNTFFFNKEGEKKVADIPTEEELEEKEKPAGESKEGCEEEKNNGDEGTEEKPIECAKTPESDGNIEEEKDISIWGVPLLPSKGDDRTDVVLLKFLRARDFKVNDAFQMLEKTLRWRKEYKIDSILDEEFGPDLTSAAYLSGTDRQGHPICYNIFGVLDNEEIYQKTLATEEKREQFLRWRVQLMEKGIQKLNFKPGGVNSFIQINDLKNSPGPSKKEVRSVASKAVALLQDNYPEFVAKNIFVDVPFWYYALHSLISPFLTQRSKSKLVFARPSKVTETLLKYVPIQEIPIQYGGMKREEKFENEVSELLIRAGSITSFEIPLPEAGTGITWDILALGWEVNCTVEFVPDNGNSYTMIIQKERKMCSEEAPVRWTFKNKEPGKIAITIGNASGKKKKVFYSYMCNSSS, encoded by the exons ATGACTATTGATGTGAAAGCTGAGACAATGGAAATGGCGGAGGAGGCTGTGAAGTTGGGCGAACAAGTTTGCAACGAAAAGGATCGTGCTTGCGAATCAAAGGCTGTGGAAAAGATTTCTTCGTACAGGGAAGAGAGCAATTTTCCGTCTGATTTGAAGCAGCACGAGAGGAAGGCGTTGAATGAGCTGAAATCCAAACTGGAAGAAGCGATTTCGGGGAACACGTTCTTTTTTAATAAGGAAGGAGAAAAGAAAGTGGCTGACATACCCACTGAAGAAGAATTGGAGGAGAAGGAAAAGCCCGCGGGAGAAAGTAAAGAAGGTTGTGAAGAAGAGAAGAATAATGGTGATGAGGGCACTGAAGAAAAACCCATTGAATGTGCCAAAACTCCAGAAAGTGATGGAAACATTGAAGAGGAAAAAGATATTTCCATCTGGGGAGTACCCCTGTTGCCTAGTAAAGGGGATGATCGTACTGATGTGGTTCTTTTAAAATTCTTGAGGGCCAGGGATTTCAAGGTCAATGATGCCTTCCAGATGCTCGAGAAAACGCTTCGATGGAGAAAAGAATATAAGATTGATTCGATCTTAGATGAAGAGTTTGGGCCTGATCTTACATCTGCTGCATATCTGAGCGGCACTGATCGCCAGGGTCACCCCATTTGTTACAACATTTTTGGGGTCTTGGACAATGAAGAGATCTATCAAAAGACACTGGCCACAGAGGAGAAGCGTGAGCAGTTCTTGAGATGGAGGGTCCAGCTTATGGAGAAAGGCATTCAAAAGcttaattttaagcctggtgGTGTGAATTCTTTTATTCAGATCAATGATCTCAAGAATTCTCCTGGACCATCCAAGAAGGAGGTTCGCTCTGTGGCGAGCAAAGCAGTTGCTCTTCTCCAGGACAATTACCCTGAATTTGTCGCCAAAAAC atttttgttGATGTTCCATTCTGGTATTATGCCTTACATTCCCTGATATCTCCTTTCTTGACTCAAAGAAGCAAAAGCAAATTGGTCTTTGCTCGACCGTCTAAGGTCACTGAGACCTTGCTCAA GTACGTTCCGATTCAAGAAATCCCTATCCAGTATGGTGGAATGAAAAGGGAGGAAAAATTTGAGAATGAAGTTTCTGAATTGCTGATCAGAGCTGGATCAATCACAAGCTTTGAAATCCCCCTACCAGAG GCTGGAACGGGAATCACCTGGGACATTTTAGCTCTAGGTTGGGAGGTGAACTGCACAGTAGAATTTGTGCCTGATAATGGAAACTCTTACACCATGATTATCCAGAAAGAGAGGAAGATGTGCTCGGAAGAGGCACCAGTTCGCTGGACATTCAAGAATAAAGAACCAGGCAAGATTGCCATCACAATTGGTAATGCTTCTGGGAAGAAAAAGAAGGTGTTCTACAGCTACATGTGCAACTCAAGTTCTTGA
- the LOC140830306 gene encoding non-specific lipid-transfer protein C, cotyledon-specific isoform-like: protein MLLSHQSSEILGNSKDIQEMKNVFFSVFLALALFYCFAHSSNAAISCGTVDTKAASCITYATGKDATPSKQCCAGLQTLAQSVKTVADKKDICRCLKAAVKNFAGVQDKFLSKIPSACSIKVGFPVSVNTDCEKLH from the exons ATGTTGCTATCCCACCAATCATCTGAAATACTTGGAAATTCGAAAGACATTCAAGAAATGAAGAACGTTTTCTTTTCCGTGTTCCTGGCCCTCGCCCTGTTTTACTGCTTTGCTCATTCGAGCAATGCAGCAATCTCGTGCGGCACCGTGGACACGAAGGCTGCCTCATGCATCACGTATGCCACGGGGAAAGACGCAACCCCCTCGAAACAATGCTGCGCGGGGCTGCAGACGCTTGCTCAAAGCGTGAAGACGGTTGCCGACAAGAAAGACATATGCAGGTGTCTCAAGGCGGCTGTGAAGAACTTTGCAGGCGTGCAAGATAAGTTCTTGAGCAAAATTCCTTCGGCATGCAGCATCAAAGTTGGTTTCCCTGTCTCCGTGAACACTGATTGCGAAAA GTTACACTGA